In Liquorilactobacillus hordei DSM 19519, the following proteins share a genomic window:
- a CDS encoding nucleotidyltransferase encodes MDVVGIVTEYNPFHNGHLYQVNEVKKRFPDAVIIVVMSGNFLERGEPAILDKWTRAREAILNGVNLVVELPVAFCVQPADFFAFGALRILKELGVQKLVFGAENEEYNFAEMAEITKRVHGNFSTYNESYAKAYQRAITEKTGVDVSKPNNLLGLAYARANLKLGSFLELVPIQRRAAAHHDQQLPITSRIASASAIRDAALNRQESVANHVPHLTAVDLQQGKTLSWVDFWPLLKYQILTSNVQELREIYGMTEGLEFRIKDKLERMGPAVTFNDWISEVKSKRFTYTHMTRIATMILLQAKNEDIEEVEQKPYIRILGFDIKGQNHLNSVKKKLLFPVVSRVSQKVAANLLKLDYRAGLVYSQFSGQRQDFGRSPFQQ; translated from the coding sequence ATGGATGTTGTGGGAATAGTGACAGAGTATAATCCGTTTCACAACGGACATTTATATCAAGTTAATGAAGTGAAAAAAAGATTTCCAGATGCGGTCATAATTGTCGTGATGAGTGGGAATTTTCTGGAACGTGGAGAACCGGCTATTCTTGATAAATGGACCAGAGCAAGGGAAGCAATCTTAAATGGGGTCAATCTAGTAGTTGAACTACCAGTAGCTTTTTGTGTTCAACCAGCTGATTTTTTTGCTTTTGGAGCATTAAGAATTCTTAAAGAATTAGGCGTCCAAAAGTTAGTTTTCGGTGCTGAAAATGAAGAATATAATTTTGCTGAAATGGCAGAAATAACGAAAAGGGTTCATGGAAATTTTTCTACTTATAATGAATCTTATGCAAAGGCTTATCAACGAGCTATTACGGAAAAAACAGGTGTAGATGTCTCTAAACCGAATAATCTTTTAGGGTTAGCATATGCAAGAGCAAATCTAAAATTGGGATCATTTTTGGAGTTAGTACCAATTCAAAGGAGAGCAGCAGCACATCATGATCAACAATTGCCGATTACTTCTCGAATTGCAAGTGCTTCAGCAATCAGAGATGCTGCACTAAATAGACAAGAATCTGTTGCTAATCACGTGCCTCATTTGACAGCAGTAGATCTTCAACAAGGGAAGACATTAAGCTGGGTAGATTTTTGGCCACTACTTAAATATCAAATCTTGACAAGCAATGTACAAGAGTTAAGAGAAATATATGGAATGACAGAAGGACTTGAGTTTCGTATTAAGGATAAGTTAGAGAGAATGGGGCCGGCAGTTACATTTAATGATTGGATAAGTGAAGTCAAGTCAAAGCGATTCACATATACCCATATGACAAGAATAGCAACGATGATTCTACTTCAGGCAAAAAACGAAGATATTGAAGAGGTTGAACAAAAACCCTATATTAGAATACTTGGTTTTGATATTAAGGGTCAAAACCATCTGAATAGTGTGAAGAAGAAGCTATTATTTCCGGTCGTTTCGAGAGTTTCGCAAAAAGTAGCTGCTAACCTGCTTAAACTAGACTATAGAGCAGGACTGGTATATAGCCAGTTCAGTGGTCAGAGACAGGATTTTGGGCGAAGTCCATTCCAACAGTAG
- a CDS encoding class I SAM-dependent DNA methyltransferase, translating into MIYSTFAQVYDELMDPEIYDNWLNLVNKVVDKQKNKLLDLACGAGRLAVMLAQSGYQVTGADLSEEMLALAEARTRKEEADLSLVQANMTDLSELENFDIVTCGLDSLCYLADEEEVLRTFQEVSEHLNEKGIFVFDVISPYQTDIVYPGYMYNYTTKEQAFLWESFAGETLHSVIHDLTFFIADKNKASYQRYEETHYERTYELDVYLKLLSQAGFDKIEATADYGNGKIDKETTRFFFVCHKR; encoded by the coding sequence ATGATTTACTCGACATTTGCGCAAGTCTATGATGAATTGATGGACCCAGAGATTTATGATAATTGGTTAAATCTAGTTAATAAAGTCGTAGATAAACAAAAAAACAAATTGTTAGATCTGGCATGTGGTGCAGGTAGATTGGCGGTAATGCTTGCTCAGAGTGGTTATCAAGTAACTGGTGCTGATCTGTCTGAAGAAATGTTGGCACTTGCAGAAGCTCGGACTCGAAAAGAAGAAGCAGATTTGAGTCTCGTACAAGCAAATATGACAGATTTAAGTGAATTAGAGAACTTTGATATTGTGACTTGTGGATTAGATTCATTATGTTATCTTGCTGATGAAGAAGAGGTATTGAGAACTTTTCAAGAAGTCAGCGAGCATTTAAACGAAAAAGGTATATTTGTTTTTGATGTAATCTCTCCTTATCAGACTGACATAGTCTACCCAGGTTACATGTATAATTATACGACAAAAGAGCAAGCTTTCTTGTGGGAGAGTTTTGCTGGTGAAACTTTGCATAGTGTTATCCATGATTTGACTTTTTTTATTGCTGATAAAAATAAGGCAAGTTATCAACGTTATGAAGAAACTCATTATGAGCGAACTTATGAATTAGATGTATATTTAAAGCTTCTCAGCCAAGCAGGATTTGATAAGATCGAAGCTACTGCGGATTATGGTAATGGGAAAATTGATAAAGAAACAACTCGCTTTTTCTTTGTTTGTCACAAGAGATGA
- the rsfS gene encoding ribosome silencing factor → MDSKEILKVVVEAADSKRAEDIVALDVSKISYLADYFVIMQADSERQVKAIVDNIEEEVEKAGIDIKQIEGKSSGNWILIDLRDVVVHVFKSETRGFYNLEKLWADAPLVEVNDWITE, encoded by the coding sequence ATGGATAGTAAAGAGATATTAAAAGTTGTTGTAGAAGCTGCTGATAGTAAGCGTGCTGAAGATATAGTTGCATTAGATGTTAGTAAAATAAGTTATTTAGCTGATTATTTTGTGATAATGCAGGCGGATTCTGAACGTCAGGTCAAAGCAATTGTTGACAACATCGAAGAAGAAGTTGAAAAAGCTGGGATTGATATCAAGCAAATTGAAGGAAAAAGCAGCGGCAATTGGATTTTAATTGATTTAAGAGATGTTGTTGTTCATGTATTCAAATCAGAGACGAGAGGTTTTTATAACCTTGAGAAACTTTGGGCTGATGCACCACTAGTTGAAGTCAATGATTGGATTACGGAATAA
- the yqeK gene encoding bis(5'-nucleosyl)-tetraphosphatase (symmetrical) YqeK has product MLNEEYSQKYFPGTRDELLNKVRKSVSDKRYQHILGVEKAAIKLAKNNNYNVEKASIAALVHDYAKERNDEEFKQVVISKQLDPDLLNWNNFIWHGVVGAEIIKDELNIKDGEILDAVRKHTIGAEKMMVLDKIIYVADYVEDGRVFPDVNIARTLAYSNLNDAVAFEIKHTLEYLISTNGVVYPAAILTYNKWVVK; this is encoded by the coding sequence ATCTTGAATGAGGAGTATAGCCAGAAATATTTTCCAGGTACAAGAGATGAATTGTTAAATAAAGTAAGAAAAAGTGTTAGTGATAAAAGGTACCAACATATATTGGGTGTTGAAAAAGCAGCAATTAAGCTTGCAAAGAATAATAATTATAATGTTGAAAAAGCAAGCATCGCTGCTTTAGTACACGACTATGCTAAAGAACGAAATGATGAAGAATTTAAACAAGTTGTAATCAGTAAGCAACTTGACCCAGACTTACTAAACTGGAATAACTTTATCTGGCATGGAGTTGTTGGTGCTGAAATTATTAAGGATGAATTGAATATTAAAGACGGGGAAATTTTGGATGCAGTGAGGAAACATACTATTGGTGCTGAGAAGATGATGGTCCTCGATAAAATCATTTATGTTGCCGACTATGTTGAAGATGGAAGAGTATTTCCAGATGTCAATATTGCACGGACATTAGCCTATAGCAATCTGAATGATGCTGTTGCATTTGAAATTAAACACACATTGGAATATTTGATTTCGACTAATGGAGTAGTGTACCCTGCGGCAATCTTGACTTATAATAAATGGGTAGTTAAGTAA